A window of the Odocoileus virginianus isolate 20LAN1187 ecotype Illinois chromosome 20, Ovbor_1.2, whole genome shotgun sequence genome harbors these coding sequences:
- the DYRK1B gene encoding dual specificity tyrosine-phosphorylation-regulated kinase 1B isoform X3 — translation MAVPPGHGPFSGFPGPQEHTQVLPEVRLLPRRLPLAFRDATSAPLRKLSVDLIKTYKHINEVYYAKKKRRAQQAPPQDSSTKKEKKVLNHGYDDDNHDYIVRSGERWLERYEIDSLIGKGSFGQVVKAYDHQTQELVAIKIIKNKKAFLNQAQIELRLLELMNQHDTEMKYYIVHLKRHFMFRNHLCLVFELLSYNLYDLLRNTHFRGVSLNLTRKLAQQLCTALLFLATPELSIIHCDLKPENILLCNPKRSAIKIVDFGSSCQLGQRIYQYIQSRFYRSPEVLLGTPYDLAIDMWSLGCILVEMHTGEPLFSGSNEVDQMNRIVEVLGIPPAPMLDQAPKARKYFERLPGGGWTLRRTKELRKDYQGPGTRRLQEVLGVQTGGPGGRRAGEPGHSPADYLRFQDLVLRMLEYEPAARISPLGALQHGFFRRTADEATNTGPAGSSASTSPAPLDTCPSSSTASSISSSGGSSGSSSDNRTYRYSNRYCGGPGPPITDCEMNSPQVPPSQPLRPWAGGDVPHKTHQAPASASSLPGAGAQLPPQPRCLGRPPSPTSPPPPELMDVSLVGGPPDCSPPHPAPAPQHPAASALRTRMTGGRPPLPPPDDPATLGPRLGLRGVPQSTAASS, via the exons GTGCTGCCGGAAGTACGGCTCCTGCCACGGAGGCTGCCCCTGGCCTTCCGAGACGCGACCTCGGCCCCGCTGCGTAAGCTCTCCGTGGACCTCATCAAGACCTACAAGCACATCAATGAG GTGTACTATGCGAAGAAGAAGCGGCGGGCCCAGCAGGCGCCACCTCAGGACTCGAGCaccaagaaggagaaaaaggtcCTGAACCACGGTTATGACGATGACAACCACGACTACATCGTGCGCAGCGGCGAGCGCTGGCTGGAGCGCTATGAGATTGACTCGCTCATTGGCAAAGGCTCCTTTGGCCAG GTGGTGAAGGCCTATGACCATCAGACCCAGGAGCTGGTGGCCATTAAGATCATCAAgaacaagaaagccttcctgaacCAGGCCCAGATTGAGCTGCGGCTGCTGGAGCTGATGAACCAGCATGACACAGAGATGAAGTACTACATAG TGCACCTGAAGCGGCACTTCATGTTCCGGAACCACCTGTGCCTGGTGTTCGAGCTGCTCTCCTACAACCTGTACGACCTCCTGCGCAACACGCACTTCCGCGGCGTCTCGCTCAACCTGACGCGGAAGCTGGCGCAGCAGCTCTGCACGGCGCTGCTCTTCCTGGCCACGCCCGAGCTCAGCATCATTCACTGCGACCTCAAGCCCGAGAACATCCTGCTCTGCAACCCCAAGCGCAGCGCCATCAAGATCGTGGACTTCGGCAGCTCCTGCCAGCTCGGCCAGCGG ATCTACCAGTACATCCAGAGCCGTTTCTACCGTTCGCCCGAGGTGCTCCTGGGCACTCCCTACGACCTGGCCATTGACATGTGGTCCCTGGGCTGCATCCTGGTGGAGATGCACACTGGAGAGCCCCTCTTCAGTGGCTCCAATGAG GTGGACCAGATGAACCGGATCGTGGAGGTGCTGGGCATCCCACCAGCCCCCATGCTGGACCAGGCGCCCAAGGCTCGAAAGTACTTCGAGCGGCTGCCTGGGGGCGGCTGGACCCTACGAAGGACAAAGGAACTCAGGAAG GATTACCAGGGCCCCGGGACACGGCGGCTGCAGGAGGTGCTGGGCGTGCAGACGGGCGGGCCCGGGGGCCGGCGGGCGGGGGAGCCGGGCCACAGCCCCGCCGACTACCTCCGCTTCCAGGACTTGGTGCTGCGCATGCTGGAGTATGAGCCCGCCGCCCGCATCAGCCCGCTGGGGGCGCTGCAGCACGGCTTCTTTCGCCGCACGGCTGATGAGGCCACCAACACGGGCCCGGCGGGCAGCAGTGCCTCCACCTCGCCCGCACCCCTCGACACCTGCCCCTCCTCCAGCACCGCCAGCTCCATCTCCAGCTCCG GAGGCTCCAGTGGCTCCTCCAGTGACAACAGGACCTACCGCTATAGCAACCGATATTGTGGGGGCCCTGGGCCCCCCATCACTGACTGTGAGATGAACAGCCCCCAG GTCCCGCCCTCCCAGCCGCTGCGCCCCTGGGCCGGGGGGGATGTGCCCCACAAGACACATCAGGCCCCTGCCTCTGCCTCGTCACTGCCGGGGGCTGGAGCCCAGTTACCCCCCCAACCCCGATGCCTTGGTCGTCCCCCATCACCAACCTCACCACCACCCCCGGAGCTGATGGATGTGAGCCTGGTGGGCGGGCCCCCAGACTGCTCCCCACCTCACCCGGCACCCGCCCCCCAGCACCCGGCTGCCTCAGCCCTCCGGACTCGGATGACGGGGGGCcgtccacccctcccaccccccgatGACCCCGCCACCCTGGGGCCTCGCTTGGGCCTCCGTGGTGTACCCCAGAGCACGGCAGCCAGCTCATGA